The DNA segment GCTGGACGATCTGGAATAGTCGGTCTGCTCTTCTCATGAGGTCTGTCCTCATTTGCAGCGGAAGCTGCCTGCACCAGGGGGAATGGTGCCGGAAAGGGGCAATATGGCGGTATTCATGCCAGTAGGCAAATTAACAGCTGTTCATCTGCGCAGGGGCAGCACCAATGCCACGTCTCCCTCATTGACGCGGCGTCACTTTCGCACAGGGCTCCTGACAACATAGAGTCAGGAGCCTTTTCAGCGGGCTTGATAAAACAGCGGCGCGCCCTAGTCGTCGGTTTCCTTCACATCGACCGTATAATTGAGGGGCAAGCGTCCGCCATCGGCATAGATTGTCTGGCCGGTGACATAGCTTGCGTCGTCGGATGCGAGGAAAGCTGCGATGGAGGCGATCTCCTTCGGCTCGCCGATGCGCCCAAGCGGAGTACGCGACAGAATGCGCTTCTTGGCAGCAGGGTCCGCGTTCACGCTTGCCAGCATTTCGGTCATGATCGAGCCTGGTCCGATGGCATTCACGCGGATGCCATAGGGAGCAAGCGACAGGGACATGACCTTGGTCAACTGGTTCATACCGCCCTTGGAGACCGAATATGGAACCTGGTTGGCGATAGCGAAGACCGCATTGACCGACGACATGTTGATGATGGAACCGGCAGCGCCGCCAGTCTTCACTTTTTCGACCATGTAGCGCGCCACGGCCTGCCCCACGAGGAAAGCGCCCTTGAGGTTGACGCCGATCACGCGATCAAAATCCTCCTCCTTCAGGTCGAGGAAATCCGCGCCATGCACAATTCCGGCATTGTTGACGAGAATGTCGATGTCGCCCAAAGCGTCGATGGTCGAGGCGACGAGATTGTGCACGTCGAGACTCTTGGAGACATCCGTCTTGACGAAGCGGACCTCGCCAAGCTTCTCGAGGTCTTCAACGGCCTGAGCGCCCTTCTCGGCATCAATATCGGCGAGAACCACGCGCACGCCTTCGCGCAATAGCCGTTCTGCAATCGCGTAGCCGATGCCGCTCGCTGCGCCAGTCACGATTGCCGTCTTGCCGTCGAGTGCCATGTCTCACCTCATTTCATCTATCGGTGGCGAAACTGGTCTTTCAACGAGGGAAGGTCAAGCTGCAAGATCCAATGGGTTTGGGCCAGTCGCTGCCCAAGCATTTTGACAGTTCTGCTGCCAACGGGCACAAGATCCGCTCAGGAATCCGGAGAGCGGGCACATATGACCAAGATACTTTCGCTTCTGGTGATCGCCATGATGGTGCTTCACCTCATTCGTCCGCTCGGATTGCCGGGGCTGAAGAAGCGCAAGGATTTCTGGAAGCTGGCCATTGTCGCCATCGCCGCGATCATGCTGACGGTCGCTGTCAGCCACGGGTGAGATCAGGCGACCAGCCGTCCCGGGCGATCCACCTGACGGCGTTCCTCCATGTAGTGCAGCAGATGTTCCGCCCAAGCGCGGTAGCCTGCAGCCGAAGCGTGAAAGCCGTCTTCGGCGAAGCCTTGCTCAGGATCGTCGATTGGCAGTGGCAGGGCCGGTACCACGCCGCGCTCCTGACAGAGCAGCGTCCCCTTGCGGTTCACAAGCTCGGCGCGGATGGCGAGAATCTTTCCCAGAAGCGGCGGCAGCGCTGGCATCTGCCGCATATTCACGATGGGCGACCAGACGATCAGCGCTTCCGGCCACTTGGCCCGCAATGCGTAAAGCAGCCCGCCGAATTCGCGCTTGAAGCGGGGGATGGTGTGGAAGTTCTTGGCATCATTCGTGCCCACGACCAGCACGATATGCGTCCAGTTTTCATCCGCCAGATTGGGAATGACATGATCGCGCAGCTGGCCAGATGTCGCCGAGTTGAAACCCGCAGCACGCCAGGTAACGGCGCGGTCATGGCGAAGTGCGATCAGGCGCGCCAGCTGCGATGGAAGCCCGTGGCTGTTGTCTGCAATGCCCACACCCGCGGCAGAGGAGTCGCCGATCACCAGCAGGCGTACCGCGGGGTCCTTGCCTTCGATGCGATGGCGAACAGGGCCCTGGGGCGGCAGCATGCGCGGTGTTCTGAGGCGGACACCGATGCCCTGCCAGGCATAGACGGGAAAGGCGATCCAGGAGAAGGCGGCTTTGAGTGCGTTCATGGCCAAGCCTTAGCAAAGGCTGCCGGTGGCGTGAACTCACATTCGCTTCATGCGTGAAGCGAAACGGCGGAGGAGCATCGGCCCTCCGCCGCATTTACAACGATCAGGCAGCCTGTTCGAGGTCCTGCTTCCAGCTGCCGCTGGCTGCAAGGCCGTTCATGCGGGCACGGTGGGTGAAGGCGCGCTGGCCTGCAGCCACGTTTTCCGCCTTGCCGCCCCATGCCTTCAGGGCTGCTGCCTGCAGCGCGCGGCCATAGGAGAAGGTCAGCTTCCACGGCATGTCATAGGTCGCATTCATGATCGACAGATGTGCGGTTGCCTCTTCATCCGACTGACCGCCGGAGAGGAAGGCGATGCCTGGAACTGCGGCCGGCACGGTGGCCTTGAGGCAGCGTACGGTCCGCTCTGCAACCTCTTCGCGGCTGGCAGTGCGTACATTCTTGCCGTCGATGATCATGTTCGGCTTCAGGATCATGCCCTCAAGCTTCACGCGGGCATCGAAAAGCTCGTCGAAGACGGTCTTCAGAACCCACTCGGTCACGTCGTAGCAGCGCTCGATCTTGTGGGTACCGGGATTGCCGTCCATCAGCACTTCGGGCTCGACGATCGGGACGATGCCGGCTTCCTGGCAGAGCGCCGCGTAGCGTGCGAGCGCCTGCGCGTTCTGCTTCACCGCACCCCAGGTGGGAAGACCATCGGCAATCGAGATGACACCGCGCCATTTGGCAAAGCGCGCGCCGAGCTCGTAATATTCGTTCAGGCGCTCGCGCAGGCCATCGAGACCTTCGGTGATTGTCTCGCCTTCAAAACCTGCAAGCGGCTTTGCGCCCTTGTCGACCTTGATGCCGGGAACCGCACCGGCGTCAGCGATCATCCGCGCGAGCGGCGTGCCGTCCTTTGCCTTCTGGCGAAGTGTCTCGTCGTAGAGGATGACGCCGGAGATGTGGTTCTTCATCGCCTCGTCAGCGGAGAACAGCATCTCGCGATAGTCGCGGCGGTTCTCTTCGGTCGACTCAAGGCTGATCGTGTCGAAACGCTTCTTGATGGTGCCGGTGCTCTCGTCTGCGGCGAGGATGCCCTTGCCCTCAGCCACCATCCTGGCGGCGATATCTTCAAGACGTTCGCTCATTCTCGTGCCTCCTTTAAAGCCATTGAGAGGCGATTAGCAGAAGGCACGAGAAAACGGAATGTGGGTAGAAGAACCCTAATCGATTGAAAGGAAAGGATTTTACGTTAATTGCTTAACGCGGCCACGCCCGGCAGCTCCTTGCCTTCCATCCATTCAAGGAATGCACCACCCGCGGTGGAGATATAGGTGAAGTCTTCGGCGACACCTGCCTGGTTGAGTGCTGCGACCGTGTCACCGCCACCGGCGACGGACACGAGCAGACCTTCGCGGGTGCGCTGGGCGGCGAAGCGCGCGGATTCCATCGTGGCCTTGTCGAAGGGTTCGATCTCGAATGCACCAAGCGGTCCGTTCCAGACCACGGTGTCGGCGCGCTCAAGCCATTCCTTGACCTTCTCGATGGAATTCGGCCCCACATCGAGGATCATGGCATCAGCGGGGACCGCGTCCACATCCACGACCTCAGAGGCAGCGCCTGCCTTGAATTCGCGTGCCACCACCGCATCGGAGGGCAGGATGATGGCACAACCGGCGGAAGCCGCATCGATCATGATCTGCTTTGCCGTCTCTGCCAGGTCATGCTCGCAAAGCGACTTGCCGACATCGCTGCCACGGGCTGCAAGGAAGGTGTTGGCCATGCCGCCACCGATGACCAGTGCGTCGACCTTTTTCACGAGGTTGAGCAGGAGATCGATCTTGGTGGAGACCTTGGCACCGCCGACCACGGCCAGAACCGGACGGTCCGGATTGCCGAGGCCCTTTTCCAGCGCCTCAAGCTCTGCCTGCATGGTGCGACCGGCATAGGCGGGCAGGAGGCGGGCGAGACCTTCGGTGGAAGCATGGGCACGGTGGGCCGCGGAGAAGGCGTCGTTCACGTAGATGTCACCATTCTCTGCCAGCGCCTTGGCAAATTCGGGGTCGTTCTTTTCTTCGCCTTCGTGGAAGCGGGTGTTCTCCAGAAGCAGTATGTCGCCGCCGGTCATTTCCTCGATTGCATCGGCAGCTTCGTCCCCGATGCAGTCGGAGGCGAAATGGACGCGGCGGTCAAGCGTGGTTTCCACGGCATATGCAATGGGCCCGAGCGAATCGGCTTCCGTGCGCTTGCCCTTGGGGCGTCCGAAATGGGCGAGCAGGATGACCTTGGCGCCCTTGTCGGAAAGTTCGGTAATGGTCGGCGCGATACGCTCGATCCGGGTCGTGTCGGTCACGCTGCCATCCTTGACCGGAACATTGAGGTCAACGCGCACAAGCACGCGCTTGCCGGATACATCGTCCAGATCGTCAAGTGTCTTGAAACCAGCCATCTACCCGCCACTCCTTCTTGAAAGGCAAAACGCAATCGGGCTGGAACATACAGTGAGGCTGGCGTCTTGCAAGGTGGCTGCACGAGGCCAAAGCGCTTAATTTTCTCCGGCGCGTGGCTCTCGCGCGGTTTTGCGGCTCTGCAACATCGCCCACAGCCGACGCAGCAATTCGCTGACGCTGATGAAGGCAGGCACCTTGGGCGCCTGGGCAGGTGGTTCGACCGACAGACCGATGGAGGTGATGTGATCGTCGTCGTCCACGTCGCGCACAATAAGCTCGATATTGCCGAGGGTGACACGGTCGGCATATTCGGCGCGCCCTCCAAGCCTTGCCGCGACGAGCTCGGCGATGGTCATTTCGAGTTCTTTCTCCTTCAGGCCGGGCGCATAGGCCTGTTCCAGTTCCAGCGCAGGGCGGTCGGGATCAACCGCGAATGCACCGAAGAATTCGGCATCTTCGGAATCAACCTCGGCGGGGCTGGCAAACAGGCGGTCGAGCAGACGCGGATAGCGGTCGGGGACGAAGATGTAGACCCGATCGCCGGCCATGAGGCGGCCTGCATACTGATAGGTCATGGATCGCCCGTCGCGCAGCACGAGCGACGGTCTCGCCCAGCGCGGAATGCGCGCGCCGCGTTCCACCGGACTGCCGGCGACGATGCGATAGGCTAGTAATTCGTGGTGGGCGGAACCGGGCAGTTCCAGTTCCACCTTGTTGAGTGGCCCGAGGCGTGGTGGAACGACCATTCCGAGGCGACGCGCAAGCGGGCCCACGGTCCAGCCCTGTATCATCAGCGAGACGAGAACGATGATGAAGACCGTGTTGAAGAGCGCCCGCCCACCATCAATATTGTCGATGACCGGCGTGATTGCGAGCAGGATCGAGACGGCGCCGCGCAGCCCAACCCAGGAGATGAAAGCGGTTTCCTCGCGAGTGAAACGGAACGGAAGAAGGCATAGCGCAACCGCGATCGGCCGGGCCACAAAGATCAGGAATACGCCGAGGACCAGGGCGGGCAGGGCGATCTCCGGGAACTGCGACGGTGTGGCGAACAGCCCCAGAACCAGGAACATGATGATCTGGGCAAGCCAGGTCACCCCATCCTGGAAACGCTTGATCTGATCGGTCGCGCGCAGGCGGCTGTTGCCCGCAACGAGCCCGGCAATATAGACCGCAAGAAAGCCCGAGCCTCCAAATGCGCCTGTGATTGAGAAGACCAGCAGGGAAAGCGCGAGCACGAAGATCGGGACCAGCCCCTGGTCGAGCCGCAGGCGGATGACGAGGCGCACGATCAGATAGCCTCCGATCAGGCCGGCCACGAGACCGATGCCCATCTGCTGCAGGAACCCGAATGCAACGTCGAGCGCGAGCTTTTCCGGTTCGGCAGCCGCACCGGTAGCGATCAGGCTTACCAGGGAAAGGGTGAGGAAGATCGCGATGGGATCGTTCGAGCCGGATTCCACCTCCAGCGTCGAGCGCACTCGGTCTCGCACGGAAATGTTGCCAACGCGCAGCAGGAAGAAGACCGCCGCGGCGTCCGTGGAGGCGACCGTGGCGCCCAGAAGCATGGAAGGCAGCCAGCCCAGATCGGTGATGAAATGCGCCGCAACGCCAACAATGCCTGCCGTCAGCAATACACCAAATGTTGCAAGAGTGATCGCCGGAGCTGCCGCCGCGCGAAAGGAAGCGAGAGAGGTGCCGAAGCCTGAATCGAACAGGATCACGGCGAGCGCGAGGGAGCCGATGAAATAGGCGGCAGTCGCATTGTCAAAATCCAGCCCCAGGCCATCGGTACCCGCGGCCAGTCCAATGCCAAGAAATATGAGAAGGAGAGGCGCGCCGAAACGTCGAGCGATCAGGCTTGAGAAAGCTGCGAGTAGCACCAAGGCAGTGCCGATCAAGATGATTACGTAAATGCCCTGATCCATCGCCCTCGCTGCCTGCTTTTTACACTCTACAACATGAGGCCGGTTAACAACCTCATCAACAGCCAACATAAAAAAACGCCCGGTTGATGGCCGGGCGTTTTGTCACAGCGGAATTTTTGGCGCGTCGATCAGAGGGTCTTGGCGATTGCCGTTGCGGTATCGGCCATGCGGTTGGAGAAGCCCCATTCGTTGTCATACCAGGACATGACACGCACGAGGTCGCCGTCGATCACCTTGGTCTGGTCGAGAGCAAAGGTGGAGGAGGCGGGGTTGTGGTTCATGTCGATCGAGACAAGCGGCTCGTCGGTGAATGCAAGGATGCCGTTCAGCGAACCATTGGCTGCGTCGACAAGGGCCTTGTTGACCTCTTCGACCGTGACCTTTGTCTTCGGCACGAACTTGAAGTCGACCACCGAGACATTCGGGGTGGGAACGCGGATGGCAACACCATCGAGCTTGCCCTGAAGCTCGGGCAGAACAAGGCCGACAGCCTTGGCCGCACCCGTCGAGGTCGGGATCATGGACATGGCTGCCGCGCGGGCGCGGTAGAGATCCTTGTGCATCGTGTCCAGCGTCGGCTGGTCGCCGGTATAGGCGTGAACCGTTGTCATGAAGCCCTTCTCGATGCCGAAAGCATCGTTGAGGACCTTGGCGACCGGTGCCAGGCAGTTCGTGGTGCAGGATGCGTTGGAGATGATCGTGTGGTCGGACGTGATCTTGTCGTGGTTCACGCCATAGACGACGGTGATGTCGGCGCCGGATGCGGGAGCGGAAACAAGAACGCGCTTGGCGCCTGCCTCCAGATGCATGGAGGCCTTCTCCTTGGAGGTGAAGATGCCGGTGCATTCCATCACGATGTCCACGCCAAGGTCACCCCATGGCAGCTTGGACGGGTCGCGCTCGGCGAACACCTTGAAGCTGTCGTCGCCGATGCGGATCGTGTCGCCGTCGACCTTCACCTCGCTCGGGAAACGACCGTGAACACTGTCATAGCGCAGCAGATGTGCGTTAGTCTCGGCAGGGCCAAGATCGTTGATGGCAACGATGTCGATGTCCTTGCGGCCGGACTCGTAGATTGCGCGGGCTACATTGCGGCCGATGCGGCCAAACCCGTTGATGGCGACTTTCACTGTCATGGACTTCCTCCGGAACTTGGAGCCTTGGGAAAGGCGTGAGGGGACGCGGTCTGTCTAGCTTTCACAGCCAGCAATTGAAAGCGGCAGTCCGGCGTCTGGCATGAGCCAGCGCCGGACGCTCGTTCACGTTCAGTCGGCCTTGTTCAGGCGTGCTTCCGCCGCCTGAACCGCGGCTTCCGCGGTGATGCCGAAATGCTCGTAGAGCTCGGGCGCAGGCGCGCTGGCACCGAAACCCTTCATGCCGATGAAGACACCGTCTTCGCCGATAAAGCGTTCCCAGCCCATCGAGATGCCGGCTTCAATGGCGATGCGAACCGTGTTCTTGCCCAGAAGCATATCCTTGTACTCGTCGGACTGCGCCTCGAAGAGCTCGAAGCACGGCACGGAGACAACCCGGGTTGGCACGCCGCGGCCTTCAAGCTGGTTGCGCGCGTCGACGGCGATCTCGACTTCCGAGCCGCTGGCAAAGATGGTGACCTTTGCCTCGTCGCTTGCAGCGAGAAGCTCGTATGCACCGCGGGCGCAAAGATTTTCCGACTTGTAGTCGTTGCGCACCGGCTCAAGCTTCTGGCGGGTGAGCGCCAGCGTAGAAGGAGCATCCTTCGTTTCCAGCGCGACCTGCCAGCACTCGGCTGTCTCGACCGGATCGGCCGGACGGAAGACGAGGTGGTTCGGGATCGCACGCAATGCAGCCAGATGCTCCACCGGCTGGTGGGTCGGGCCGTCTTCGCCAAGTCCGATGGAATCATGCGTCATCACGAAGATGGAGCGGATGCCCATCAGCGACGCCAGACGCATGGCCGGTCGTGCATAGTCGGAGAAGGTGAGGAAGGTGCCGCCATAGGGTATCACGCCGCCATGCAGCGCCATGCCGTTCATGGCTGCAGCCATGCCATGCTCGCGGATGCCATAGTGGATGTAGCGACCGGAAAACTCGCCCGGCTTCACCGCGCCCAGCTGGCTGGTGCGGGTGTTGTTGGAACCGGTGAGATCAGCAGAGCCGCCAATGGTTTCGCTGAGCGCATCATTGATGACTTCGAGAGCGTTCTCCGAGGCTGCGCGGGTGGCAAGCTTCGGGTTCTCCTCGCCAAGCTTCTTCTTGTAGTCGTCGATGGCGCCAGCAAAGCTTTCCGGCAGGTCGCCACGCATGCGGCGCTCGAACTCGGCGCGCACTTCGGCGCTGACCGCAGCCAGGCGCTTCTCCCACTCCTTGCGCTCCTTGGCGGAGCGAAGGCCGGCGAGGCGCCAGTCGTCCAGAATGTCTGAAGGAACCACGAAGGGTTCTGCTTCCCAGCCGAGTTCCTTGCGGACGGCTGCGATTTCCTCGGCACCCAGCGGCGAACCGTGAACCTTGTTGGTGCCGGCCTTGTTGGGCGAACCGTAGCCGATGGTGGTGCGGAATGCGATCAGCGTCGGCAGGTCGGATTCGCGTGCGGCTTCGATCGCGGATGCAATGGCATCGGGATCGTGACCGTCTGCGCGGATCGTGTTCCAGCCGGACGCTGCAAAGCGTGCGCACTGGTCGGTGCTGTCGGAAAGGGACACAGGACCATCGATGGAGATCTGGTTGTCGTCCCACATCACGATGAGCTTGTTCAGCTTCAGGTGACCGGCAAGTGCGATCGCCTCCTGGCTGATGCCTTCCATGAGGCAGCCGTCGCCGGCGAGCACATAGGTGTAGTGATTGACAAGCTCGTCGCCATAGCGGGCATTGAGCAGGCGCTCGGCGAGCGCCATGCCGACCGAGTTTGCCAGACCCTGGCCCAGCGGACCCGTCGTCGTCTCGATACCGGCCGCATAGCCATATTCGGGATGGCCGGCAGTGCGGGAGCCGAGCTGACGGAAATTCTTGATCTCGTCGATCGTGATGTCCTCATAGCCCAGCAGGTAAAGCAGGGAATAGAGAAGCATCGAGCCGTGACCGGCGGAAAGCACGAAGCGGTCGCGGTCTGCCCAGTCCGGCTTCTTCGGGTCATGGGTCATGAAGCGCGTATAGAGGACAGTTGCTATGTCCGCTGCGCCCATGGGCAGGCCAGGATGGCCGGACTTCGCCTGTTCGACGGCGTCCATAGAGAGGAAGCGGATCGCATTTGCCATCCGGTCGTGTTTGTCGCGTGAGATCATTGGTGCTCGCAGGTCGGGTGCCAGGTTGTGATCGAGCTTGAGGCCGGCGGCCCCAAAAAAGCAGGCGAGACATAGCAGGTAGGGACTTTAAGTCAATAAACAGCCTGATTCGTGGCTGCGGTCCTGCGTGTTCCGGTAGGACCTGAAGCAAGAGAATTGCACTGCTTCAAATTGGGGGATAGATGGTGCACTTTGTTGACGCCGGGTTCATCCGGCGCATAATCTTTCAGAACTAAAACATTCAGATTCCGCATATTTTGCAGGCGGGCGGCTGGGAAAGATGTCCATGAACATCCAAAATTCCGGCGATACCACGCTCCGGGAAGCGCTGGGGCGCCTTGGAAAAGCCATCGAGACGCTTGAGGCGTCTGTCGATGCACGCCTGGAAAAAGAGCATGACTATGCCGAAGCCGAAGCGGAAGTGCAGCGTATGGGCGCAGATCGTGCGCGACTGGCCCAGGAACTCGACAAATCCGAAGCACGTGCCGAGCGGCTGGCGGATGTGAATCGCGAAGTGTCGCGCCGGCTGGTCACGGCGATGGAAACCATACGCGCCGTTCTTGACCGGTAGGCGCAACGAGGCACCTGATGGCACAAGTCACGGTCACCATTGATGGCAAGGCCTATCGCATGGCCTGCGACGAGGGGCAGGAAGAGCACCTCATCAGCCTGGCGGAGCGTTTCGACCGCTATGTCGGTCACCTGAAGGATTCCTTCGGCGAGATCGGCGATCAGCGGATCACCGTCATGGCGGGCATCATGGTGATGGATGAGCTCGTTGAACTGCAAAAGCGCATCCAGGGGATGGAAACCGAGGTCGCAACGCTTCGAAAGACGCGTGACGAGGCGCTTCTGAAGGCGGACAAGCAGGATTCCGCGCTGACCGGCGTGATCCTGGAGCTTGCCGAGCGTATCGAAGCCGTGGCAGTGAAAATCTCCAGCGGGGACAGTTCGACCGATACGCCGTCGGGCTGATCTTTCCGGAAAAGCGCGGTCTTGCGCGGCCTTGCAACTTGGACTGAGGTGATGATGGCAGTGCTTCGCGATCCCGTGCAGCTCGGCGTGGTGGGTGCGCCCCACGGCATTCGCGGTGAGCTGCGGGTCAAGAGCTTTACGCAAGATCCATTGGCTATCGGTGACTACGGGCCGCTCCACACGGATGATGGGCGGGAGCTTCTCGTGCAGAAAGCGCGTCCGGCAAAGAATGTGCTGGTGGTTTCCTTCGCAGGCGTCAATGACAGATCGGGTGCCGAGGCATTGGCTGGCGCGAGACTGTTCGTGGAACGTGCCGTGCTGCCGCAGGATCTGGATGAGGAAGAGTATTACCACGCCGACCTCATCGGCCTTTCCGTGCGCGATGCAGCAGGTGAAGACTTCGGCAAGGTGATCGCCGTTCATGACTTCGGGGCAGGCGACATCCTTGAGGTGAAACCGGTTTCGGGTCGCAGCGTCATGATGCCCTTTACCCGAGATGCCGTGCCGGAGGTAAAGCCGTCAGCGGGCTATATGGTCGTCGATCCGGCTGCAGCGGGCCTGATCGCCAGTGACGAAGACGGCAGCGAAGCCGATGAGAGCGAGGCGCATCCATGAGTTTTCGCGCCAGCATCCTGACGCTTTATCCCGAAATGTTTCCCGGCCCGCTCGAAACCTCGCTGGCGGGAAAGGCGCGCGAGGCGGGCACCTGGGAACTGGAGACGGTTCAGATACGCGATTTCGCCACCGACAAGCATCGAAGCGTTGATGACACCCCTGCCGGTGGAGGCGCTGGCATGGTGATGCGGCCGGATATTCTGGCCAAGGCAGTCGATCATGTCGCGCCTGCCGATGATCCGCGCCCCAAGCTTCTGATGAGCCCGCGCGGGCGGCCTCTCAACCAGAAGCGCGTGCGCGCGCTGGCAGAAGGGCCGGGGGCTGTCATTCTTTGCGGGCGCTTCGAAGGTGTGGACCAGCGCCTGATAGA comes from the Nitratireductor basaltis genome and includes:
- the trmD gene encoding tRNA (guanosine(37)-N1)-methyltransferase TrmD; its protein translation is MSFRASILTLYPEMFPGPLETSLAGKAREAGTWELETVQIRDFATDKHRSVDDTPAGGGAGMVMRPDILAKAVDHVAPADDPRPKLLMSPRGRPLNQKRVRALAEGPGAVILCGRFEGVDQRLIEARDFEEVSIGDYILSGGEPAAIVLLDAVIRLLPGVMGNQHSGEEESFESGLLEHPQYTRPREFEGMTIPEILASGNHARIAEWRYDRAVELTKKRRPDLWAAYCREGKAQR
- a CDS encoding SGNH/GDSL hydrolase family protein; this encodes MNALKAAFSWIAFPVYAWQGIGVRLRTPRMLPPQGPVRHRIEGKDPAVRLLVIGDSSAAGVGIADNSHGLPSQLARLIALRHDRAVTWRAAGFNSATSGQLRDHVIPNLADENWTHIVLVVGTNDAKNFHTIPRFKREFGGLLYALRAKWPEALIVWSPIVNMRQMPALPPLLGKILAIRAELVNRKGTLLCQERGVVPALPLPIDDPEQGFAEDGFHASAAGYRAWAEHLLHYMEERRQVDRPGRLVA
- the tkt gene encoding transketolase, producing the protein MISRDKHDRMANAIRFLSMDAVEQAKSGHPGLPMGAADIATVLYTRFMTHDPKKPDWADRDRFVLSAGHGSMLLYSLLYLLGYEDITIDEIKNFRQLGSRTAGHPEYGYAAGIETTTGPLGQGLANSVGMALAERLLNARYGDELVNHYTYVLAGDGCLMEGISQEAIALAGHLKLNKLIVMWDDNQISIDGPVSLSDSTDQCARFAASGWNTIRADGHDPDAIASAIEAARESDLPTLIAFRTTIGYGSPNKAGTNKVHGSPLGAEEIAAVRKELGWEAEPFVVPSDILDDWRLAGLRSAKERKEWEKRLAAVSAEVRAEFERRMRGDLPESFAGAIDDYKKKLGEENPKLATRAASENALEVINDALSETIGGSADLTGSNNTRTSQLGAVKPGEFSGRYIHYGIREHGMAAAMNGMALHGGVIPYGGTFLTFSDYARPAMRLASLMGIRSIFVMTHDSIGLGEDGPTHQPVEHLAALRAIPNHLVFRPADPVETAECWQVALETKDAPSTLALTRQKLEPVRNDYKSENLCARGAYELLAASDEAKVTIFASGSEVEIAVDARNQLEGRGVPTRVVSVPCFELFEAQSDEYKDMLLGKNTVRIAIEAGISMGWERFIGEDGVFIGMKGFGASAPAPELYEHFGITAEAAVQAAEARLNKAD
- a CDS encoding cell division protein ZapA yields the protein MAQVTVTIDGKAYRMACDEGQEEHLISLAERFDRYVGHLKDSFGEIGDQRITVMAGIMVMDELVELQKRIQGMETEVATLRKTRDEALLKADKQDSALTGVILELAERIEAVAVKISSGDSSTDTPSG
- a CDS encoding class I fructose-bisphosphate aldolase translates to MSERLEDIAARMVAEGKGILAADESTGTIKKRFDTISLESTEENRRDYREMLFSADEAMKNHISGVILYDETLRQKAKDGTPLARMIADAGAVPGIKVDKGAKPLAGFEGETITEGLDGLRERLNEYYELGARFAKWRGVISIADGLPTWGAVKQNAQALARYAALCQEAGIVPIVEPEVLMDGNPGTHKIERCYDVTEWVLKTVFDELFDARVKLEGMILKPNMIIDGKNVRTASREEVAERTVRCLKATVPAAVPGIAFLSGGQSDEEATAHLSIMNATYDMPWKLTFSYGRALQAAALKAWGGKAENVAAGQRAFTHRARMNGLAASGSWKQDLEQAA
- a CDS encoding potassium/proton antiporter, whose product is MDQGIYVIILIGTALVLLAAFSSLIARRFGAPLLLIFLGIGLAAGTDGLGLDFDNATAAYFIGSLALAVILFDSGFGTSLASFRAAAAPAITLATFGVLLTAGIVGVAAHFITDLGWLPSMLLGATVASTDAAAVFFLLRVGNISVRDRVRSTLEVESGSNDPIAIFLTLSLVSLIATGAAAEPEKLALDVAFGFLQQMGIGLVAGLIGGYLIVRLVIRLRLDQGLVPIFVLALSLLVFSITGAFGGSGFLAVYIAGLVAGNSRLRATDQIKRFQDGVTWLAQIIMFLVLGLFATPSQFPEIALPALVLGVFLIFVARPIAVALCLLPFRFTREETAFISWVGLRGAVSILLAITPVIDNIDGGRALFNTVFIIVLVSLMIQGWTVGPLARRLGMVVPPRLGPLNKVELELPGSAHHELLAYRIVAGSPVERGARIPRWARPSLVLRDGRSMTYQYAGRLMAGDRVYIFVPDRYPRLLDRLFASPAEVDSEDAEFFGAFAVDPDRPALELEQAYAPGLKEKELEMTIAELVAARLGGRAEYADRVTLGNIELIVRDVDDDDHITSIGLSVEPPAQAPKVPAFISVSELLRRLWAMLQSRKTAREPRAGEN
- a CDS encoding DUF4164 domain-containing protein, whose amino-acid sequence is MNIQNSGDTTLREALGRLGKAIETLEASVDARLEKEHDYAEAEAEVQRMGADRARLAQELDKSEARAERLADVNREVSRRLVTAMETIRAVLDR
- a CDS encoding SDR family NAD(P)-dependent oxidoreductase; its protein translation is MALDGKTAIVTGAASGIGYAIAERLLREGVRVVLADIDAEKGAQAVEDLEKLGEVRFVKTDVSKSLDVHNLVASTIDALGDIDILVNNAGIVHGADFLDLKEEDFDRVIGVNLKGAFLVGQAVARYMVEKVKTGGAAGSIINMSSVNAVFAIANQVPYSVSKGGMNQLTKVMSLSLAPYGIRVNAIGPGSIMTEMLASVNADPAAKKRILSRTPLGRIGEPKEIASIAAFLASDDASYVTGQTIYADGGRLPLNYTVDVKETDD
- a CDS encoding phosphoglycerate kinase; protein product: MAGFKTLDDLDDVSGKRVLVRVDLNVPVKDGSVTDTTRIERIAPTITELSDKGAKVILLAHFGRPKGKRTEADSLGPIAYAVETTLDRRVHFASDCIGDEAADAIEEMTGGDILLLENTRFHEGEEKNDPEFAKALAENGDIYVNDAFSAAHRAHASTEGLARLLPAYAGRTMQAELEALEKGLGNPDRPVLAVVGGAKVSTKIDLLLNLVKKVDALVIGGGMANTFLAARGSDVGKSLCEHDLAETAKQIMIDAASAGCAIILPSDAVVAREFKAGAASEVVDVDAVPADAMILDVGPNSIEKVKEWLERADTVVWNGPLGAFEIEPFDKATMESARFAAQRTREGLLVSVAGGGDTVAALNQAGVAEDFTYISTAGGAFLEWMEGKELPGVAALSN
- the gap gene encoding type I glyceraldehyde-3-phosphate dehydrogenase, with the protein product MTVKVAINGFGRIGRNVARAIYESGRKDIDIVAINDLGPAETNAHLLRYDSVHGRFPSEVKVDGDTIRIGDDSFKVFAERDPSKLPWGDLGVDIVMECTGIFTSKEKASMHLEAGAKRVLVSAPASGADITVVYGVNHDKITSDHTIISNASCTTNCLAPVAKVLNDAFGIEKGFMTTVHAYTGDQPTLDTMHKDLYRARAAAMSMIPTSTGAAKAVGLVLPELQGKLDGVAIRVPTPNVSVVDFKFVPKTKVTVEEVNKALVDAANGSLNGILAFTDEPLVSIDMNHNPASSTFALDQTKVIDGDLVRVMSWYDNEWGFSNRMADTATAIAKTL
- the rimM gene encoding ribosome maturation factor RimM (Essential for efficient processing of 16S rRNA), whose translation is MAVLRDPVQLGVVGAPHGIRGELRVKSFTQDPLAIGDYGPLHTDDGRELLVQKARPAKNVLVVSFAGVNDRSGAEALAGARLFVERAVLPQDLDEEEYYHADLIGLSVRDAAGEDFGKVIAVHDFGAGDILEVKPVSGRSVMMPFTRDAVPEVKPSAGYMVVDPAAAGLIASDEDGSEADESEAHP